A segment of the Candidatus Pelagisphaera phototrophica genome:
CGACTACTTCTACCCCTATCCGCACCCAACCAACCAGAAGCCACACCCCTTTCCGGATTCCGATACATTCGAACGTTTTGGTCGGGGAGATCGCGACCCATGGCGCCGCGCAAATGTGGACGGATTCATCAAGAAACTGCATTCCCACATCAAACAAGCTAAGCCATGGGTGAAATTTGGCGTAAGCCCTTTCGGCATTTGGCGACCCGGAATTCCCAAAGGAACCGAAGCCGGACTGGATGCCTATGGACTGCTGTATGCCGATTCCCGCAAATGGATGCGCAAGGGCTGGGTCGACTATATGATGCCTCAACTTTATTGGAGTATCGACTCAAAAGGTCAAAGCTTCCCCAAGCTTCTGGACTGGTGGATCAGCGAGAACAAAAAGAAGCGCCATCTGTGGCCAGGCATCGCTACCGATCGCGTCAGTGACCAAAGACCCGCTTACGAGATGCAGAAGCAGATCTCGATTATTCGTTCCGCTAGCAAAGGCGCCCCTGGACATTCCCACTGGAGCGCAGACAGTTTGATAAACAATCAGAAGGGCGTTCAGAAGCTCCTCAAACGAACCGTCTACCGATCACCCGCTCTTGTTCCTCCATCCTCTTGGATGAAAGGGGAAAAGCCCGGCTCTCCTGCCATCGCGATCACTGCCGAGGGAATAGGATACAAAATCCGAATCGCCCCGCAATCGAACGTCCGATTCTGGATCCTACAAACGAAGCACGGCAAAGAATGGAAGCTCCAGATATTGGACGGAACAATCGAATCAGCTCGAATCGGTCCGACTGAAGTCATCGCCTTTTCTGGCTTGGGACTGACCGGGCTTCAAGGAAGAGCCGTAATTTACACCGTCAAAGAGTAATGGAAAGAGGCAAAGATCCTCGATAGGCTCGTTCCTGGCGATTGACCTAGCACAGACTGAGATTCATTAATACAGCTTAAACGTGAACCAAAACCTCAATACAACCGGAATCGCAAAAAGTGCGGTTGCTCGCCTTCACGCGGATGGAGGAACCACTTCGCTCAATGACGATGTGGTTGTGGAAGAGCCCTTAGAAATCCGAATCGGCAATCGCCCATTCGTGGTGACAATGCGGACCCCTGGCAACGACGAGGAGCTCGCCGCCGGTTTTATGACAACCGAGGGATTCACTCATTCAAAGTCGGATTTCAAGGAGATCGATCGATGTCGCATGGCGTCACATCCGGAAAACACGATTCGGGTACGAATGAGCACAGGTGTGAAACTCAACAAAATCGAATCTCTCCGTTACGGAGCGATATCAGCCAGTTGTGGCGTTTGTGGAAAAACGTCCATCGAATCCATTAGAAACTCGTATCCAGATATCCAGAGCGACTGTAAAATTGAGCGAGCAACTCTGCTTTCGCTTCCCGATCGATTGCGAAAAAGCCAAGTTGTCTTTGAAAAGACCGGAGGACTCCACTCCTCCGGACTATTCGACAAAGCGGGCAATCTACTTTGTCTTCGAGAAGATGTGGGACGTCACAATGCCCTCGACAAGGTGATCGGCTTTGCACTGCTCAACGACATCTGGCCACTCGAAAACCATATCCTCATGGTTAGCGGTCGTGTTTCTTTCGAAATCATTCAAAAGGCATTGGCGGCCCGAATTCCGATTGTAGCCGCTGTATCCGCGCCTTCATCACTGGCGATTTCAGTAGCTCGCGAATGCGGAATCACTTTAGTTGGTTTCTTACGAAACCCCACCATGAATGTCTATTCACATCCACACCGAATATCTGGATAACACTTTGATGAAGAAAACTCGCATTCCCATGAACACCTTATGGCATTTCTTAAAGATTAGCGCGTGCATCGCTGCCCTTGCCTGTTTCTCGCAACGCGCCGCATCCAAACCTAACATCGTTTTCATCATGTCGGACGACCATACTTGGCAAGCGATTGGCAGCTACGGCAGCCACCTGAAAGAAGTTGCCCCCACCGCAAATATTGACCGACTGGTCGACGAAGGCATTCTTCTTAAAAACGTCTTCTGCACGAATTCCATCTGCACACCCAGCCGTGCTACCATACTGAGTGGACAATACAGTCACAAAAATGGAGTCCTTACACTCGCCGATACATGGAATCGAGACCACCAACCCAACCTAGCCGTCGAAATGCAGAGAGCGGGTTACGAGACCGCGATTGTTGGCAAATGGCACCTGCATTCTGAACCGGTCGGCTTCGACTACTACAAAGTGCTCCCTGGCCAGGGTCTCTATTTTAACCCTCTGCTCAAAGAAAAAGGTAAGCCATGGAAAGACGCTAATCAGGGAGGAGAAGTACACGAGGGCCACTCCAGCGATGTCATAGGCAACGAGACCCTGAAGTGGCTCCGGGAAAAAAGAACAGACGACAAGCCCTTCTTCCTCATGTGCCACTTCAAGGCGCCCCACGGTTTATGGGAGTACGCTCCTCGCTTTAAGGACCTGTATGCAGACACGGATATACCAGAGCCTCATTCCCTTTTTGAGGACAATTCCGATCGCTCCGATGGATCTCGTAACTTCGGAAGTACCGTTGGCCCCACAAACCAGATACGTAACCGCGTCACTCGGATGCAGTCTAAAATCTGGCCTAACGGCCCTCTTGACATATCCGGAATGGACGAGAAAGCCCAAACCCGTGCCGCCTATCAACGCTATCTAAAAGACTACTTGCGATGCGTCGCCGGCATTGACGAAAACGTCGGTCGCATTCTCGATTACTTAGATCAAGCTGGGCTGGCTAAGGACACGCTTGTTGTATATACCGGTGATCAAGGTATGATGCTCGGCGAGCATGATCGCGTCGACAAGCGCTGGGCATTCGAAGAATCCATGCGCATGCCGTTCATCGTCCGCTACCCAAAGGAAATTAACGCCAATAGCATCAACAAAGACATCATTAACAACACGGACTTCGCCCCAACTTTACTTGACTTCGCTGGCGGCAAAGCGCCGCCGGAAATGCAAGGGCAGTCCTTTCGCAGAAACCTAGCCGGCAAAACTCCCCGAAACTGGAGGCGTGATACCTACTACCGATACTGGATGCATCGCGCTCACCACGACACTCCAGCTCACTACGCCCTTAGAACCGAACGCTACAAACTTATATTCTATTACGGTCTTCCCCTTCACCCAACCCTCAATGCCATAGCTGCAAATGAAACCGAAGTTGTGACCGAGGCCAACATGCATATGATTTCCTCATGGGATATTTCCAAGGCCAAGCCCACGCCTGCCGGACTGGAACTCTACGATTTGGAAAAAGATCCCTATGAACAGCAAAACGTTTACGGAGACCCTGTTTACGCTGAAGTTGCCGCAAAACTCAAACAGAGACTTCTCGCTCTGAAAAAGGAAGTTGGCGACATCGACGAACCCTATCCGGAGCTCATGACTCGACGAGAAAAAGCATGGCGAAACTAGCCTTACTCCACAAGGTCCACACTTTTCCTCATCATTTTTAAAGCAGCCATTCAACATCCTCTTTACATAACATGAAATTTCGATGCTTCATCCCTTCTCTCCTAGTATTTCAGCTCGTATCTAATAGTTGCCTACAAGCGCAAAACGAAAATCAGCTCACTCAAAACGACATCCTCGCCATGGTAGAGGAATTGTCCAATTGGGGTCGCTGGGGCGTGGACGACCAGTTGGGAGCCATCAATCTTATAACGCCTCAAAAACGCCAAGAGGCCGCTAAACTCGTTCAACTCGGAATATCCGTTTCCCTCGCTCGGGATGTCGAAACAGAGCTTGCCGCCGACAACCCGAATCCGTTCCAGCACAAAATGCTTTCCGATGGTCTAAACTTGCATGCCCAGTGGTGCTCGGATAACTTCTCCGTTTCCTACCATGGATTCGCCCACTCCCACATCGATTCACTCTGCCACTACGTTCACGAACAAACTCTTTACAACGGGATCTCCGCCAAAGTGGTGACTCCAGAGGGCGCAAAGAAACTCGACGTACACAATCTGAAGAACGGCGTCTTTACTCGTGGGATTCTTATAGACGGTCCCGCTCTGAAAGGAGTCGACTACCTGGAACCTGGAACCGCGATTTATCCAAGCGACTTAGACGCTTGGGAAAAAAAGATAGGCGTCAAAAGCGCTAGAGGCGATGTCGTCCTCATCTACACCGGCAGATGGGCGAGGCGTGAAGCCGTTGGCCCCTGGAACGGTACCCAGGCCGGACTGCATGCTACCTCCGCTCGCTGGCTGAGGGAACGCGACATCTCCGTTCTGGGAAGCGATGGTGGCAGCGAAGTATCACCTTCAGGAATACCAGGCGTGAACAGCCCTATTCATCTTCTAATGCTACACTCTATGGGGGTTCACATGCTAGACAATCTCGATCTTGAAGAGCTCAGTCAGAAAACGAAAGAGCTCAAGCGATGGGACTTTCTAATCACCTTCGCTCCACTCGCAGTCGAAGGGGGAACGGGTTCACCCCTTAACCCGATAGCCATTTTTTAAAGGCTCAATTGATGAAGTATCGCCTTGCGTTACTGGTAGCCATTTTGGCGCTTGTCTATTTCGGAGGCCGGTATGCTTACGACGGTGTTTTTCAGGCCGAAGATCCAAAGGATACCTCTTGGACAGAAAACAAGGACCCAACCCCAATGCCTGACTTTGTTGAACTCGCAGAATCGCATCCATTTGAAAACAAAGGCACTTATACATTGCCTGAGTTCTCACCACCAGATGGATTGGCAAAACGGGGCGAACTTCTAGTGTCTTTTGCAGATCCGCAATCCTATCGGTATTTTCTAGGTTCCTCCGATCACAATCGTATCCGAATTATTGATAGAAACGACCTTCTTAATTCTATTCGCCTCGGCGTTCACAACGAAGAAGCGGCTAGTCGAATCCGTGACCTAGCCGGAAGCGATGCGTCCTTTGACTATAACTACGTCGTTGCGGCACCCAATAGTCCGCAACCTTCTCCAAGCAGAAGAGCGGGTGTTCCATTCGAAAACCAGGCTCTCGAATGGCTAGGCGTTCCTAGAGAACACGAAGATTGGGGCCAAGGCGTCAAGATCGCGATCCTCGATACCGGCGTAGCCGAGCACTTTATTCTAGGGGATAAAAGCATCGAGCGAAAAATACTGGTCGAGTCTACTGAAAACCCCGATTCCGAGTACAACGGCCATGGCACCGCTATCGCATCAATCCTAATTGGAGAAGATGGTCTCGGAATCGCGCCTGCTGCGGACTTGATCAGTATCCAAGTCATGGATTCTGATGGCCTTGGCGATAGCTTTACTTTAGCCGAGGGCATTATTGAAGCGGTCGACTCGGGAGTATCCGTTATCAGCATGAGCCTTGGAAGCTACGGGTACACTCGAGTTCTCGACGACGCGGTCGCCTATGCCTTATCAAGGGGAGTCGCCCTGGTCGCGTCAGCAGGCAATGACGGGGGCAACATGGTTCCTTACCCTGCCCAGTTTCAAGGTGTGATCGGGGTCGGGGCCATCGATGCGGATAGTAAGCGAGCGGAGTTTTCCAACTATAGTCCCTCGGTAGATATTGCGGCTCCGGGTGTGGGGGTCTTCGCGGCCTGGGGTGATGAAGAATGGATCAGTTTCTCCGGAACATCGGCCGCCGCCCCCTATGTTTCCGGCAGTATTGCGGCCACTCTTTCCCTCAATCCGAGCCTCGGCCCTCAGGAAGCCGCAGATCTTCTTCTCCAATATGCAGACGATGGCGGTGCTCCCGGTGTGGATGTCGAGACCGGAAATGGAACCCTGAATATAGATCGGGTTTTAAGTCGCGACGAGCCCAACATTTACGACGCAGCTGTCGGCGATTTCTATTTAGACTACTCGCAAGCAACCGCATCCGCCATCCCCCTTCTCGTAACTGTAGAAAACCGAGGGACCGAACGACTCAATAGCGTGTCCATGGAAATCGTCCAGAACGGCGGTTTCCCACAAAAAGTCTACCTCGGCAGCCTTCTCGAGAACGAAACAACCGCACACACGATTTACCTGGATAGAACCCAGCTCGCCCCGGAATTCGGCTACACAATACAAGCAGAGACTATCATCTCTGGACGAGAGGATTCCCGGTCAGACAATGACGCCAAATCAGGATCGCTGGTCATCGCCACCGAGGAACCTTAGAGACTTTGCTTAGCCTAGGACTGTTTTTGTCTTACCCCATCAGCTATTGTTGATTTCTATGAAAGTTACCGACATTGCCTTCACCGGATATCCTGTTACGAATATGCCACGTGCCCGCGACTTTTACGAAAAGAAGCTAGGGCTCAGTCCAACCGTCTATGAGCTGGAAAAGGGTGCCTCATGGGTAGAGTACGAGATGCGATCGGGCACGCTCGCCATCACAGACATTGATCTTAATTGGCAACCCCAAGACAACGGACCTTCCATCGCTTTGGAAGTCGATGATTTCGATGCGATGATGATCCATCTAAGGGATAATGGTTTCACTATCTGTGCCGACAAAATCGATACTCCCGTTTGCGAGATTGGAACCATACAGGACAGCGAAGGTAACATGATCACGATCTTTTCCAAAAAGGCGGTGTATTCGGAATTTTCAAACGCTATCGTGAATTCGGCATAATAACAACCAACTTGTGGCGCGCCGGAGGATGGGAGGACCAGCCGCTACAAGATTCGACCTTTCCAACCACAGTTATCTGGGCGACGTTTCGCTCCCCTGATCGAACTATTATGAGCGAAGGTAAATCGGGCGTCACTCCCACTAAATTTGGCACTTTTGGCGGCCTCTTTACGCCTAGCACCCTCACGATGCTCGGAGTCATAATATTCCTGCGATTTGGCCAAGTGGTCGGCCAGAACGCGGACCCGGTTAAGGCAGAATCCAAGATCCAATCGTTGATTGAGACACCTCGCGCGAAAGCGACGCCACGTATTGTGAGAAGCGACGATACCTAATCGGAAATGAGAGTTCGCTCTGCCTCCGCCGCAATCGTATTTATAGGATTTGAAGTTCCAGTCGAAGGGAACGAAGATCCTTTTATGCAAACGATATCCGAACATGTCAGCGACTTGCCCAATCTAATTCTCGTCTCCAGTGCTGGGAACACCTCACTAACCGCATAATAAGAGTTTTTTCTGCCAACCTCAACTTTTATGGCTAAAAACAACTTCTACTTTCCTTTGATCATCGTAATAGGTCTATTTTTCACCTCGTGCACTCTCCGCGATGCCGATACGTCCGATCAAATATTGAAATCGTATGAAATCGCCTTCACCCAATCCTCCATCGTCATCGATGGTAAATTAAACGAGGGCGCTTGGAAGTCCGTACCACCTGTCGACGATTTTCAGTTCCCCTGGTGGACGGAGGGAAAAAAGGAGAAAACGAAGGCCAAACTTTTGTGGGACGATCGATACCTATATGTCAGTTTTGTCTGCAAGGACTCTCACATCTGGGCCGAACATACTGATCGCGACTCGCCCGTCTACAAAGACGATTGCGTCGAAATTTTCACCTCCCCCAACCCTGACAATTTGATGGACTACTTCAATATCGAGATGAACGTAAAAGGCATATCTCTCGACTTCCAACATCCGGAAGGTCCGGGTAGCAAAGTCTCCTGGGATCCAGACATTCGAATTGCCACCTCGATCGTTGGTACGCTCAATGACGATTCAGACACCGACAGTCTTTGGACCCTCGAAGTCGCCATTCCTTTCGCGGCATTTTCCCACGTCGCTAAAAACACTCCACCTAAACCCGGCGATGATTGGCGTCTCAACCTCCATCGCCTCGGCGGACAGACCAATTTCCAATACAGCCAATGGAATCCCTCGAAATCTGATAAGGTGCTCTTCCACGCTCCGGAGTTTTTCGGCCGAGTAACTTTCGTTAAATAACAAACCGGCAAAGAGAACCGGCTTGCCCTGAGCGGTGTCGCAGAGCTCGGTCCCCTTTTGGAGGGCATTCCAAGAATGTGGTAAAACTCAACTACACCAACGTTGAATCCAAAACTATCTCCAATCGCCCGTCCCTATCTACAAGCAATTGTAACTCTGAAAAACTAGCCCCTCGCCCGACGATTCTCGATTCATTCATTACCAACGAACTCCCCACGGCGAAAACGCGACATCCTGCATTCAGGGCGGACCGCACACCCGTCTCAGAATCCTCGAAAACCAAGCAGTCTTCCGGACGGTACCCAAGCTCCATTGACGCCTTCAAGTAAGCCTCTGGATGAGGCTTCCCCTCTAGCACTCCATCCGCCGCAACCAGTACACTTGGTATCGGAATGCTTGCCGCCCGCAGCTTTGCCTTGGCCGTGAGAAGGTAGCTTGACGTCGCAATTCCCCATCGACCCTGCGGTACCTGAGAAAGGAAACTTCGGGCTCCTTCTATCTCCCTGAGGTCAGCCAGCTCCCCGCGCTCTTCCGCCTCGATATCAGCCGCCGCCTGCACCGCGTCGAGATGGGGAGCCACTGCCGCAACCGTGTCGACCGATCTCGACCCGTGACTACGGTCTTTTATCTCAGAATACGAAACCCCATTTTGCTGGCACCATGCTTTCATGACTCGCTCAACAATTCCATTCGAGTCCACTAAAGTCCCATCGAGATCAAATAGGAACGCTTCAAATTTCTGCGACATTCCTTCAACACTACGCAGATGCTATAGTCCAAGTCACGGACTAATGACTTGGGAAGCTCAGGCTAAAGCACTGAGCCACCCATCTTCGTCCAATCATTCACGATCGCTGAGCACATCATTCCCCTACTTTCCGTTGTAGAAATCGAATACGAGTACTTTCTCGACATTGGGTCGCACGATTCCGCCAAACTCTTTGTGGGACGGATGCGGGATGTACACACCTCGGCCCACTTCGTCCTCAAAAGTGACCAGAAAGCAATGGCTGTATCCATCATCCAATCCTTCCGGACTGTTATTAAAGCCCCACTCGTAAGCAGCGATCTCTGAGATATCCCCCGGCAAGGAAGTGAATTTCGTCTCGATCGCTTCCTGCGATTTTTCGGTCATTCCTTCTTTGAAATCAAAAAGCACAACATGGCGCAGCTTTCCATCCGTATCAGTCGCCCCCTGCGAGTCCGTAGCAAAAAAGTCGACCACCGTTACCTTGTCCAGAGAAGGAAGCAGCAGATCGACAAACGCTTTATGATCCGGATGTGGCAAGTACTCTGCCCGGCCCGAATCATCAGCAAAACTCACTAGAAAACAGTGCGTGAACCCATTGGCCTTTCCTTCAATGCTCACATCGGTACCCCACTGATACTCGACAATCGACGGAATCTTTGAGGGCAACTCCCCAAAGGCGTCCACTATCTTACCCACCTGGGCATCGGTTGCCTCATCCTTGAACTTAAAGAGTACGACATGTCGCAGTAGCGGCACCTTGCTTGAGGCGGATTCTGAGTCAGGATCGGAAGAGCAACCAAAAGTCATAGCAAGAATAGAAATTAAAAGGGCAAATCGAGTCAACATGGTGAGGTGCGAACAGGTTTTTATGAAATCAGAATGAATTTCTCAGATAGAAACCGGATGGACTCAATAGCAAATACGCAATACAATCTCAGTCTCCCTCCCCTCAAACGAGCAAACCTTTGGTGCTTTACGATAACTCATCAAGAGTGGTGGCCCTTAATGCTAAACCCTATCAATTGACTCTGCACCCAGCCAGCCGTCGTTTTTGTACAAAGCTTAGATGGAATCGTCCTAGTCGCAGAGAACCGAATTAACCGATAATCGCACTCTACTCTCCACCCTGAATTGACAGACGACGAGGGACCCGCATTTCTATTCGTCCGTCTCATTTTTTATGATTATCCAATGAAGAAACTCCTTGCCGCCAACCGCAGCGAAATTGCCGTCCGTATTTTTCGCAGCGCGACTGAACTAGGCTACCGCACCGTAGCCATCTACGCGAATGAGGATCGCTTCGGAGTCCATCGCTTCAAAGCAGACGAAGCCTATTTAATCGGCCAAGGCAAAGGCCCAGTAGCTGCCTACCTAGACATTCCGAACATCATCGACCTCGCCAAAGCAAAGAAGGTCGATCTCGTGCATCCGGGCTATGGCTTCCTCTCTGAGAATGCCCACTTCGCACGATCTTGCGAAGAGAACGGAATCACCTTTGTCGGTCCCAATGCTGAGCTGCTAGAGCGGATGGGTGACAAGATTGAAGCCCGCAAAATCGCAGAAGGTGCCAATGTTCCTACTCTCCCAGGAACACCTGATCCAGTCGCAGATTCTTCAAAGGCGATTAAGATGGCACACAAAATTGGCTTTCCTCTTATCATTAAGGCTGCCTTTGGCGGAGGGGGTCGTGGAATGCGAGTCGTCGACGATCAAAAAGACCTGAAATCGCTCCTTGAGGAAGCTCAGGGTGAGGCCGAACGTGCTTTCGGCAACTCAGCAGTATTTCTTGAACGCTACATCAAACGGGCCAAGCACATCGAAGTGCAGATACTCGGAGACAAGCACGGGAACGTCGTCCATCTTCACGAGCGTGACTGCTCCGTACAACGCCGCCACCAGAAGGTAGTGGAAGTCGCCCCCTCCATTGGACTACCAGAGAAGACTCGACTCGAACTCTGCGAAGCTGCCGTCAAAATTGCCAAATCGATCGGCTACTACAGTGCGGGTACTGTTGAGTTTCTTCTCGATGCTGATACCAACGATTGGTTCTTCATCGAGATGAATCCTCGTATTCAGGTTGAGCATACCGTCACCGAAGTCATAACCGGAATCGACATCGTACGCAGCCAAGTGCTGATCGCCCAGGGGCACTCACTCTTCAGCGACGAAATTGGAATTCCGCTACAGGACGATATACCGAGAAATGGCTATGCGATTCAGGCCCGTGTCACTACGGAAGATCCCGAACACAATTTCGCGCCCGACTATGGCAAAATCGTCAACTACCGAAGCGCGGCTGGCTTTGGCATTCGCTTGGATGGAGCCATGGGCGAAACGGGAGCAGTTATCACACCCTTCTACGATTCTCTCTTGGTCAAGCTGACCGCATCCGCTCGGACTTTCGACTTAGCCATTCAGCGAATGGATCGTGGTTTAAGGGAGATGCGTATCCGAGGGGTCAAGACAAACATCCCGTTTATTGAAAACGTCATTCACCACGACACTTTTAGGTCCGGAGAGGCGATCACTACTTTGATCGATACGACGCCGGAGCTATTTAAATTCCATCGCAGACGCGACCGAGCTACAAAGCTCCTCAACTTGCTCGGCGAAACGATTGTGAACGGGAATCCCCAGGTAAAGAACCGTCCGGTTCCCTCAATGAGTCTCCCGGTCATCGCTCCCGCCTACGACCCAAAGGCACCCAAACCCAAAGGAACACGCGACTATCTCTTAAAGCACGGTCCGGAAAAGTTCGCCGAGTGGACTCGCAAGCAATCCAGGCTTTTGATTACCGATACGACACTACGGGATGCCCACCAGTCGCTCCTTGCCGCTCGTTTGCGGACTTTCGATATGCTTCGTGTGGCTGACAGCATTGCTCAAAACGCCCACAACCTTTACAGTCTCGAATGCTGGGGTGGCGCGACATTCGACACGTGCATGCGCTTTTTGCAGGAAGATCCCTTCCAGCGACTACGAGACCTTAGGGAAAAGATTCCCAATGTCTGTTTTCAGATGCTTCTACGTGGAGCTAATGGAGTTGGGTATTCAAACTATCCCGACAATGTAATTCGTGGATTCGTAAAACACTCCGCAGAGGCCGGCATGGATATATTCCGGATTTTCGATTCGCTCAACTACCTGCCCAATCTCAAGATTGCGATGGAAGCAGTGCGAAAAGACACTGGATCGATTTGCGAGGCCACCGTTTGCTACACAGGCGACATTCTAGATTCCGATCGCAACAAGTACACCATGGAATACTATATCTCCTTCGCCAAGGAGCTAGAGAAGATGGGGGCGCACATTCTAGCGCTCAAAGACATGTCCGGTCTTTGCCACCCCAAAGCAGCCTACAAATTAATCAAAGCTCTCCGCTCGGAGATCGCTATTCCTGTACACTTCCACACCCACGACACCAGTGGCATCGCCTCAGCATCGATCGTCAAAGCCGCTGAAGCCGGCGTCGATATCGTGGACCTTTCCATCGCGTCCCTGTCCGGTCTCACTGCGCAAGCGAACCTGAATTCGATCGTAAAAGCCTTCGTTGGCGACAAGCGGGACACTCGGCTCGATCAAGAGTACCTGGATCAACTCTCTATCTATTGGGAGGCAGTTCGTCAATTCTATGAGCCTTTTGATACCAGCCCCAAATTTGGCACCGCGGAAGTCTACGGACACGAAATGCCGGGAGGACAATACACAAATCTGCGTGAGCAAGCGCGAGCTCTTGGATTGGGAGCCCGCTGGACCGAAGTCGTTCGCTACTACGAAGAGGTGAACCAAATTCTTGGGGACATCGTAAAGGTGACCCCTAGCAGTAAAGTAGTAGGCGATCTAGCGATGTTCCTCCTCACCAAAGGTGTAGAGCCCAAAGACATGGTGAACCTGCCCGAAGGAACTTCGTTCCCCGAGTCGGTCATGGACATGCTCTCCGGCGGCCTCGGTCAACCTATGGGCGGCTGGCCTAAGGCGGTACAGAAGGTTGTGCTTGGAAACCGCAAGGCTCATAAAGGCCGTCCTGGTGCCCGCGCTCCCAAGGTCGACTTCGACAAAGTGAGAGAAGAAGTTACTGCCATCACGAAGCGCAAGTGCACCGACGATGAACTCTGGGAGTACCTTATGTACCCGGATGTATTCAAAAGCCTCGTGGCATCGATAAGGAAATACGGACAGGCATCCGGTCTCCCGACACCGGCTTTCTTTTATGGGCTAAAGCCGGGTGAAGAAATATCCGTCGAAATCGAGGAAGGTAAGACCCTTATCGTCAAACTAATCTATGTGAGTGAGCCCAACGACGATGGAGAGCGCATTTTAACGTTCGAACTCAACGGTAAAGCCCGTGAATGCGTTATCACGGATACCTCGATCACCATCGAATCGAAGCGACGCGAAAAGGCGGACTCTGCGGACTCTAAACAGATCGGTGCGCCGATACCCGCCATGGTAAGCGGTCTCTCGGTAACAGTGGGCACCAAAGTAGCGAAGGGCGACAAACTCGCGATTCTGGAAGCAATGAAAATGCAAACCACCGTATACGCTCAGGAAGACGGGGTAATCGACCAGATCGCTGTCCAAGTGGGCGATCAAGTGGAAAGCAAAGACTTGCTCATCGCTTTACGATAATCCGGCTCTTTCGACAACAGTTCAAATAAATGCCTGTGACCGCTTTTGATTAATTCACAGGCAGTAGCTAAGGATTGACCTCATAGCCCGATTTATCAGATTGTTATATACGCCGTGCTTTACCCCTAAATGAAATTTTCAATGAAAAGCCGTATTCTAGCTTCCTTACTCTTTCTAATCTTTGGTTTTTTCTCAACTGCAACCCCCGCAGCTGACAAGCCTAACGTCGTTCTTCTGCTGAGCGACGACCAAGCCTGGAATGACTACGCGTTCATGGGACACCCCCACGTCCGCACGCCACACATCGATAAACTCGCGACCGAGAGCATCGTCTTCCCTCGAGGGTATGTACCTACCGCGTTGTGCCGTCCTTCCCTGATGACTTTAGCGACCGGACACTACGCGCATCGCCACGGCGTAACCGGAAACGACCCGTCTCCCAAATACGCGGAAAGGAACTCCACTCTCTACAACACTCGCAGAGCCCAACTCATTTCATATATTGACGGATTCGATACGCTTCCCGAACTCCTAGGAGAGCAAGGCTACCTGAGCCATCAAAGCGGCAAGTGGTGGGAGGGCAACTATACGCGAGGCGGATTTACTCACGGTATGACTCGAGGCTTTCCCCAGCCTGGCGGTCGGCATGGCGATGATGGACTGAA
Coding sequences within it:
- a CDS encoding pyruvate carboxylase; the encoded protein is MKKLLAANRSEIAVRIFRSATELGYRTVAIYANEDRFGVHRFKADEAYLIGQGKGPVAAYLDIPNIIDLAKAKKVDLVHPGYGFLSENAHFARSCEENGITFVGPNAELLERMGDKIEARKIAEGANVPTLPGTPDPVADSSKAIKMAHKIGFPLIIKAAFGGGGRGMRVVDDQKDLKSLLEEAQGEAERAFGNSAVFLERYIKRAKHIEVQILGDKHGNVVHLHERDCSVQRRHQKVVEVAPSIGLPEKTRLELCEAAVKIAKSIGYYSAGTVEFLLDADTNDWFFIEMNPRIQVEHTVTEVITGIDIVRSQVLIAQGHSLFSDEIGIPLQDDIPRNGYAIQARVTTEDPEHNFAPDYGKIVNYRSAAGFGIRLDGAMGETGAVITPFYDSLLVKLTASARTFDLAIQRMDRGLREMRIRGVKTNIPFIENVIHHDTFRSGEAITTLIDTTPELFKFHRRRDRATKLLNLLGETIVNGNPQVKNRPVPSMSLPVIAPAYDPKAPKPKGTRDYLLKHGPEKFAEWTRKQSRLLITDTTLRDAHQSLLAARLRTFDMLRVADSIAQNAHNLYSLECWGGATFDTCMRFLQEDPFQRLRDLREKIPNVCFQMLLRGANGVGYSNYPDNVIRGFVKHSAEAGMDIFRIFDSLNYLPNLKIAMEAVRKDTGSICEATVCYTGDILDSDRNKYTMEYYISFAKELEKMGAHILALKDMSGLCHPKAAYKLIKALRSEIAIPVHFHTHDTSGIASASIVKAAEAGVDIVDLSIASLSGLTAQANLNSIVKAFVGDKRDTRLDQEYLDQLSIYWEAVRQFYEPFDTSPKFGTAEVYGHEMPGGQYTNLREQARALGLGARWTEVVRYYEEVNQILGDIVKVTPSSKVVGDLAMFLLTKGVEPKDMVNLPEGTSFPESVMDMLSGGLGQPMGGWPKAVQKVVLGNRKAHKGRPGARAPKVDFDKVREEVTAITKRKCTDDELWEYLMYPDVFKSLVASIRKYGQASGLPTPAFFYGLKPGEEISVEIEEGKTLIVKLIYVSEPNDDGERILTFELNGKARECVITDTSITIESKRREKADSADSKQIGAPIPAMVSGLSVTVGTKVAKGDKLAILEAMKMQTTVYAQEDGVIDQIAVQVGDQVESKDLLIALR